From a single Flavobacterium sp. genomic region:
- a CDS encoding DUF2721 domain-containing protein — MTLSLETPALLFSATSLILLAYTNRFLTIAQIVRSLKKNYEDNHNKSILLEIKNLNLRLTLIRYMQLFGVMCLFLSVFAMLLLYVSQETIGIYVFGASLLCLLISLGISFWEISISVNALRVHLKDLSEDVE; from the coding sequence ATGACACTTTCTCTTGAAACTCCAGCATTACTATTCTCAGCAACATCACTAATTTTGCTTGCCTACACCAATCGTTTTTTAACTATTGCGCAAATTGTGCGTAGCTTAAAGAAAAACTATGAAGACAATCACAACAAAAGTATTTTACTTGAAATTAAAAACTTAAACTTACGATTAACCTTAATTCGTTACATGCAACTTTTTGGCGTAATGTGCTTGTTCTTATCCGTTTTTGCCATGTTACTTTTGTATGTTAGTCAAGAGACTATAGGAATTTATGTTTTTGGTGCAAGTTTACTTTGTTTATTAATTTCACTAGGTATTTCATTTTGGGAAATTAGTATTTCAGTAAACGCTCTTAGAGTTCATTTAAAAGATTTGTCGGAAGATGTTGAGTAA
- the htpG gene encoding molecular chaperone HtpG yields the protein MASGKINVSVENIFPLIKKFLYSDHEIFLRELVSNATDATLKLKHLTSIGEAKVEYGHPIIEVKIDKEGKKLHIIDQGLGMSADEVEKYINQIAFSGAEEFLEKYKDSAKDSGVIGHFGLGFYSAFMVASKVEIITKSYKDEPAAHWTCDGSPEFSLVPHDKTDRGSEIILHIAEDSLEFLEEFKIRELLTKYNKFMPIPIKFGTKQEALPKPEDAPEDYKTEYEEVDNIINNPNPAWTKQPVDLSDEDYKNFYHELYPMQFEEPLFNIHLNVDYPFNLTGILYFPKMSSDLQLQKDKIQLYQNQVYVTDNVEGIVPEFLGMLKGVIDSPDIPLNVSRSYLQADGNVKKISNYITRKVADKLKSLFNENRADFEQKWNDIKIVLEYGMLSEPKFYEKAGDFVLYPTTEDQYYTLAELKEALAPNQTDKNGKLVVLYASNKEAQHSYIDIAKEKGYQVLLLDSPIVSHLIQKLEADNENVTFARVDADHIDKLIQKDETTISKLSDDEQTNLKSVLEAIVPKANYTVQLEPMDSNAAPFMITQPEFMRRMKEMSATGGGGMFGMGNFPDMYNLVVNSNSNLATTILQTEDKSAQEILIKQALDLAKISQGLLKGEELTAFVKRSFETLK from the coding sequence ATGGCATCAGGAAAAATTAATGTTTCAGTAGAAAACATCTTTCCCTTAATTAAAAAGTTTTTGTACAGCGACCACGAAATTTTTCTTCGTGAATTAGTATCGAATGCGACAGACGCTACTTTAAAATTAAAACACTTAACCAGTATTGGGGAAGCTAAAGTAGAATATGGCCATCCAATCATCGAAGTTAAAATTGACAAAGAAGGCAAAAAACTGCACATTATTGACCAAGGTTTAGGAATGTCTGCTGATGAAGTGGAAAAATATATCAATCAAATTGCGTTTTCAGGAGCTGAAGAGTTTTTAGAAAAGTATAAAGATTCTGCCAAAGATTCAGGAGTAATTGGTCATTTTGGATTGGGATTCTACTCAGCTTTTATGGTTGCTTCTAAAGTAGAAATCATAACAAAATCTTACAAAGACGAACCAGCAGCACATTGGACATGCGACGGAAGTCCAGAATTTTCATTAGTTCCTCACGATAAAACCGATAGAGGTTCGGAAATCATATTGCATATTGCTGAAGATTCGTTAGAATTTTTAGAAGAATTTAAAATCCGTGAATTGTTGACGAAGTATAACAAATTCATGCCTATTCCAATTAAATTTGGAACCAAACAAGAAGCACTTCCAAAACCAGAAGACGCGCCAGAAGATTACAAAACAGAATACGAAGAAGTTGACAACATCATCAACAATCCAAATCCGGCATGGACAAAACAACCAGTGGATTTAAGTGATGAAGATTACAAAAATTTCTATCACGAATTGTATCCAATGCAGTTTGAAGAACCATTGTTCAACATTCATTTAAATGTAGATTATCCGTTCAACTTGACTGGTATTTTGTATTTCCCAAAAATGTCGTCTGACTTACAATTACAAAAAGATAAAATTCAATTATACCAAAATCAGGTGTATGTAACCGACAATGTAGAAGGAATTGTACCTGAATTTTTAGGCATGTTAAAAGGTGTAATTGATTCTCCAGATATTCCGTTAAACGTTTCACGTTCGTATTTACAAGCGGATGGTAATGTGAAGAAAATTTCGAATTACATTACCCGTAAAGTAGCGGATAAATTGAAATCGTTATTCAATGAAAATCGTGCTGATTTTGAACAAAAATGGAACGATATTAAAATCGTATTGGAATACGGAATGCTATCAGAACCAAAATTCTATGAAAAAGCAGGTGATTTCGTATTGTATCCAACAACAGAAGACCAATATTATACATTAGCAGAATTAAAAGAAGCTCTTGCACCGAATCAAACCGATAAAAACGGAAAATTAGTTGTTTTATATGCTTCAAATAAAGAGGCACAACACAGTTACATTGATATTGCTAAAGAAAAAGGATACCAAGTATTGTTATTAGATTCGCCTATTGTTTCGCATTTGATTCAAAAATTAGAAGCGGATAATGAGAATGTAACTTTTGCTCGTGTAGATGCCGATCATATTGATAAATTGATTCAGAAGGACGAAACAACTATTTCTAAATTATCTGATGATGAGCAAACAAATCTAAAATCGGTTTTAGAAGCAATTGTTCCAAAAGCAAACTACACCGTTCAGTTAGAGCCAATGGATAGCAACGCAGCACCATTTATGATTACGCAACCTGAATTCATGCGAAGAATGAAAGAAATGAGCGCAACGGGCGGTGGCGGTATGTTTGGTATGGGTAATTTCCCAGATATGTATAATTTGGTAGTGAATTCAAATTCAAATTTAGCCACTACAATTTTACAAACCGAAGACAAATCGGCTCAAGAAATTTTAATAAAACAAGCTTTAGATTTAGCAAAAATTTCACAAGGATTACTAAAAGGTGAAGAGTTAACAGCTTTTGTTAAACGTAGCTTTGAAACTTTGAAATAA
- a CDS encoding DUF2805 domain-containing protein has translation MKKNRISDLDHETLKKVFAMAQEEKKPFEVLKEKFGLSESDITDFMTEKLSKDNFELWKKKAIASKPKPKPLKFNPLEDDDLDSKYYFKNKFD, from the coding sequence ATGAAAAAAAATAGAATTTCAGATTTAGACCATGAAACTTTAAAAAAAGTTTTTGCTATGGCTCAAGAGGAAAAAAAACCTTTTGAAGTGTTAAAAGAAAAATTTGGCCTATCAGAAAGTGATATAACAGACTTTATGACTGAAAAATTATCTAAAGACAATTTTGAACTTTGGAAAAAGAAAGCCATTGCTAGCAAGCCAAAACCAAAACCACTAAAATTCAACCCTTTAGAAGACGATGACTTAGACAGTAAATACTATTTTAAAAATAAATTCGACTAA
- a CDS encoding DMT family transporter yields MSKNNIIKGVFLVALGATSYGMLATFVKLAYQENFTTAEVTSSQFIYGIIGILIINLFQRTKNKNTAVKATPKNIFNLMLAGTSLGMTSVFYYLAVKYIPVSIGIVLLMQTVWMGVLLEWFLDKKAPSVQKTIAVIIVLIGTALAINIFKINFNDPSIDWANGLFWGILAAASFTTTMFTANKVALCISSAQRSLYMLLGGAIIVFGFSLYTQTTPFNFEIFTKWGIVLALFGTIIPPMLLNAGFPHTGIGLGSIVSSLELPVSVMMAYFLLNEQVLLIQWVGIVLIITAIIIMNIQFKKK; encoded by the coding sequence ATGTCAAAAAATAATATAATTAAAGGAGTTTTTTTAGTTGCTTTAGGTGCTACAAGCTATGGAATGTTAGCTACTTTTGTAAAACTAGCCTACCAAGAAAATTTCACAACAGCTGAAGTAACCTCGTCTCAATTCATCTATGGAATTATTGGTATTTTAATCATCAATTTATTCCAAAGAACAAAAAACAAAAATACCGCTGTAAAAGCAACTCCAAAAAACATTTTTAACCTAATGTTAGCTGGAACTTCATTAGGCATGACAAGTGTATTTTACTATTTAGCCGTTAAATACATTCCCGTTTCCATTGGAATTGTATTATTAATGCAGACGGTTTGGATGGGCGTATTATTAGAATGGTTTCTTGATAAAAAAGCACCATCAGTACAAAAAACAATTGCGGTAATTATTGTTTTAATTGGAACAGCTTTAGCTATCAATATTTTTAAAATTAACTTTAACGACCCATCAATAGATTGGGCAAACGGATTATTTTGGGGAATTTTAGCAGCAGCTTCTTTTACAACAACCATGTTTACTGCCAACAAAGTAGCATTATGTATTTCGTCAGCACAAAGAAGTTTGTATATGCTATTAGGTGGAGCAATTATTGTATTTGGGTTTAGTTTGTATACGCAAACAACGCCTTTTAACTTTGAAATTTTTACTAAATGGGGAATCGTATTGGCACTATTTGGTACAATTATTCCACCCATGCTATTAAATGCAGGATTTCCTCATACAGGAATTGGATTGGGAAGTATTGTTTCGTCATTAGAGTTACCGGTTTCAGTAATGATGGCTTATTTCTTATTAAACGAACAAGTTTTGTTAATTCAATGGGTTGGAATTGTACTGATAATTACTGCTATTATAATCATGAATATTCAATTCAAGAAAAAATAA
- a CDS encoding DUF4369 domain-containing protein has translation MKKIFLLAIATITLFACNKNKGDANANLHITGDIKGLSQGKLYLQRIQDSTLVILDSISINGDSKFESHLQLESPEMLYLFLDRGQTNSIDNSLPFFAEPGTIKIETTLKHFFADAKISGSKNHDLWEKFDSINSKFRDQNLALMAKRLKNELKPNTTTTDSIEKAYKNLLTRKYRYTAHFATTHGDAAIAPYLALSEIANINITYLDTIQKSMTPEVAKSKYGKMLTEFVKERKATEK, from the coding sequence ATGAAAAAGATATTTTTACTCGCTATTGCCACTATTACATTATTCGCTTGTAACAAAAACAAAGGCGATGCCAATGCAAACCTTCATATTACAGGAGATATAAAAGGGTTAAGCCAAGGAAAATTATATTTACAAAGAATTCAAGATTCAACCTTAGTAATATTAGACAGCATTTCAATTAATGGAGACTCCAAATTTGAAAGTCACTTACAACTAGAAAGCCCTGAAATGTTGTATTTATTTTTAGACAGAGGACAAACAAATTCCATTGACAATAGTCTGCCGTTTTTTGCTGAGCCGGGAACTATTAAAATTGAAACAACCTTAAAACATTTTTTTGCGGATGCCAAAATATCTGGGTCTAAAAATCATGATTTATGGGAAAAATTTGACAGCATTAACAGTAAATTTAGAGACCAAAATTTAGCTTTAATGGCCAAACGTTTAAAAAACGAATTAAAACCCAATACAACCACCACAGACAGCATTGAGAAGGCGTATAAAAACCTATTGACAAGAAAATATCGTTATACTGCTCATTTTGCTACCACACACGGAGATGCAGCAATAGCACCGTATTTAGCGTTATCAGAAATTGCAAACATCAATATAACCTATTTAGATACCATTCAAAAAAGCATGACTCCTGAAGTTGCCAAATCAAAATACGGAAAAATGCTTACCGAATTTGTAAAAGAAAGAAAAGCTACTGAAAAATAA
- a CDS encoding alpha-ketoglutarate-dependent dioxygenase AlkB family protein: MLDLFPKEKIILPLPDAVFEYYPNFFTNDEAEALFKKIHDETKWQHDEITIFGKKIAQPRLTCLFGNEGKPYSYSGITMHPNPWNPTLVYIKEKIEAIAQQHFTTVLANLYRNEKDSNGWHADNEKELGRNPIIASVSFGEVRKFQLKHNNNPDAKLTLNLSHGSLLLMKEGSQIHYKHQIPKATQSKKDRINLTFRTIL; encoded by the coding sequence ATGCTCGACTTGTTTCCAAAAGAGAAAATTATTTTACCGCTACCCGATGCGGTATTTGAATATTACCCCAACTTTTTTACGAATGATGAAGCCGAAGCACTATTCAAAAAAATTCACGATGAAACTAAATGGCAACACGATGAAATTACCATTTTTGGCAAGAAAATAGCGCAACCCAGACTAACTTGCTTATTTGGGAACGAAGGAAAACCCTATTCATATTCTGGCATAACCATGCATCCCAATCCTTGGAATCCTACTTTAGTATATATCAAAGAAAAAATTGAAGCAATTGCTCAACAGCATTTCACCACAGTTTTAGCCAATTTATATCGAAACGAAAAAGACAGTAACGGTTGGCATGCCGATAATGAAAAAGAATTAGGGAGAAATCCTATAATTGCATCCGTTAGCTTTGGAGAAGTGCGTAAATTTCAACTAAAGCACAACAATAATCCCGATGCTAAATTAACGCTGAATCTATCTCATGGAAGTTTATTACTAATGAAAGAAGGAAGTCAAATACATTATAAACACCAAATACCCAAAGCAACTCAATCTAAAAAAGATAGAATAAATTTAACATTTAGAACCATTCTATAA
- a CDS encoding peptidase M61, with product MKKIILSLAFVGFLWSCSSTQSTAKQNDVAVTIDLINVKEDKVMVTVTPPTFTSETVTFHFPKTVPGTYSEDDYGRFIENVKAFDAKGNTIKVAKIDENSYTIFDAKKLSKITYLVNDSFDTEGGAGFGESEDIFSPSGTNINAGTNFMLNTHGFVGYFKGKEETPYKLTVTHPESLLGVSAMIDTDASATSDVFVMSKYASLVEMPIMYSKPDFTSFMVDDMEIIISVYSPTGKYTAKQITPNMENMMKAQKRFLGPINSTKKYAILLYLSDMAAKDAKGFGALEHPTSTVVVMPEMMGLEMLQEQLKDVVSHEFFHIVTPLTIHSNEIQYFDFNNPQMSEHLWMYEGVTEYFANLFQVNQGLIDEKEFFERMAGKIAQSRQMNDNMSFTKMSKNVLNAPYKDQYLNVYQKGALIAMCVDILIRENSNGKKGILNLMQELSKEYGTSKAFKDEELFDKITALTYPAVGEFLKNHVAGETPITYEQYFAKMGVTEASLEVAGNPFLKGQSQPYITVNPTTKEIMILPEIELNVFMTTLGLKNNDTLLAFNGKDYNLDNIYDLIMASMNWKDGEAVTVKIKRDGKEQTVKGNVVMPKEKQEGYQATDDAKKAVREAWLRG from the coding sequence ATGAAAAAAATTATTCTTTCCCTAGCTTTTGTAGGATTTTTATGGAGTTGTAGTTCAACTCAATCGACTGCTAAACAAAACGATGTTGCAGTAACTATCGATTTAATTAATGTAAAAGAAGATAAAGTAATGGTAACTGTTACGCCTCCAACTTTTACAAGTGAAACCGTAACTTTCCATTTCCCTAAAACTGTCCCTGGAACCTATTCAGAAGACGATTACGGTCGTTTTATTGAAAATGTAAAAGCTTTTGATGCGAAAGGCAACACCATTAAAGTAGCGAAAATTGACGAAAATTCATATACTATTTTTGATGCTAAAAAACTTTCAAAAATCACCTATTTAGTTAATGATTCTTTTGATACCGAAGGTGGTGCAGGTTTTGGCGAAAGCGAAGACATCTTCTCTCCCTCAGGAACAAATATTAATGCTGGAACTAACTTCATGTTAAACACACATGGATTTGTTGGATACTTCAAAGGAAAAGAAGAAACACCATACAAATTAACTGTTACACACCCAGAAAGCCTATTAGGTGTTTCGGCAATGATAGATACAGATGCAAGTGCAACTTCTGATGTTTTTGTAATGTCAAAATATGCAAGTTTGGTAGAAATGCCAATCATGTATTCAAAACCTGATTTTACTTCTTTCATGGTGGATGATATGGAAATTATCATAAGTGTATATTCTCCAACAGGAAAATATACCGCTAAACAAATTACGCCAAACATGGAAAACATGATGAAGGCTCAAAAACGTTTCTTAGGACCAATTAACTCTACAAAAAAATACGCCATCTTATTATATTTGTCTGATATGGCAGCAAAAGATGCTAAAGGATTTGGAGCATTAGAACACCCAACTTCAACTGTAGTAGTTATGCCAGAAATGATGGGATTAGAAATGCTACAAGAACAATTAAAAGATGTTGTTTCTCACGAATTCTTTCACATTGTAACGCCACTTACCATTCATTCTAATGAAATTCAATATTTTGATTTCAACAATCCGCAAATGTCTGAACATTTATGGATGTATGAAGGTGTTACCGAATATTTTGCAAACCTTTTCCAAGTAAATCAAGGCTTAATTGACGAAAAAGAATTCTTTGAAAGAATGGCTGGTAAAATTGCACAATCGCGTCAAATGAACGACAATATGAGTTTTACAAAAATGAGTAAAAACGTATTGAATGCACCCTACAAAGATCAATACTTAAATGTGTATCAAAAAGGAGCTTTAATTGCTATGTGTGTTGATATTTTAATAAGAGAAAACAGTAATGGCAAAAAAGGAATTCTTAATTTAATGCAAGAATTATCTAAAGAATATGGCACATCAAAAGCCTTTAAAGACGAAGAATTATTTGATAAAATTACCGCATTAACCTATCCAGCAGTAGGTGAATTTCTTAAAAATCACGTGGCTGGAGAAACACCTATTACATACGAACAATATTTTGCTAAAATGGGTGTAACAGAAGCTTCTCTTGAAGTAGCTGGAAATCCATTCTTAAAAGGACAAAGCCAACCTTACATTACGGTAAATCCAACTACAAAAGAAATCATGATTTTACCAGAAATTGAATTAAATGTTTTCATGACAACACTTGGACTTAAAAACAATGATACACTTTTAGCTTTCAACGGTAAGGATTATAACTTAGACAATATCTACGATTTAATCATGGCTAGTATGAATTGGAAAGATGGTGAAGCTGTTACCGTAAAAATCAAAAGAGACGGTAAAGAACAAACTGTAAAAGGAAATGTTGTAATGCCAAAAGAAAAACAAGAAGGATACCAAGCAACAGATGATGCTAAAAAAGCAGTTAGAGAAGCTTGGTTAAGAGGTTAA
- a CDS encoding ABC transporter ATP-binding protein, producing the protein MLAVKNISYSYDNQPNLHSISFGLTKGKNLALIGESGCGKSTLLKLLYGLYDLEEGQIFWNETEVLGPKFHLIPGMPFMKYLAQDFDLMPFITVAENVGKYLSNFFPEEKQSRIAELLEIVEMTQYADVKAKLLSGGQMQRVALARVLALEPEVLLLDEPFSHIDNFRKNSLRRKLFAYLKEQNVTCIVATHDSTDVLAFADEVAIMREGKIIERGIPKFIYENPKDNYVASLFGDVNEIEISGKLQFVYPHQLKVSMSSDLKVEVVNSYFRGSHYLIEAKFGNQILFFENVSEIETGKDVYLELSNSK; encoded by the coding sequence ATGCTGGCTGTAAAAAACATTTCTTATTCGTATGATAATCAACCTAATTTACACTCCATTTCCTTTGGGTTGACTAAAGGAAAAAATTTAGCTTTGATTGGCGAAAGTGGATGTGGTAAAAGTACCTTGCTAAAATTGCTTTACGGATTATATGATTTAGAGGAAGGGCAAATTTTTTGGAACGAAACAGAAGTGTTGGGTCCAAAATTTCATTTAATACCAGGAATGCCTTTTATGAAATATTTGGCACAAGATTTTGATTTGATGCCTTTTATTACGGTGGCTGAAAATGTAGGAAAGTATCTTTCTAATTTTTTTCCAGAAGAAAAACAATCGCGAATAGCTGAATTATTGGAAATTGTTGAAATGACACAATATGCTGATGTGAAAGCAAAGTTGTTGAGTGGTGGTCAAATGCAACGTGTGGCTTTGGCAAGAGTATTAGCATTAGAACCCGAAGTATTATTACTGGATGAACCTTTTAGTCATATTGATAATTTTAGAAAAAATAGTCTTCGAAGAAAGTTATTTGCGTATTTGAAAGAACAAAATGTAACTTGTATTGTTGCCACTCACGATAGCACTGATGTTTTAGCATTTGCCGATGAGGTTGCTATAATGAGAGAGGGGAAAATTATTGAAAGGGGTATTCCAAAGTTTATTTACGAAAATCCAAAAGACAACTATGTAGCCTCTTTATTTGGAGATGTGAATGAAATTGAAATTAGCGGAAAGCTACAATTTGTGTATCCACATCAATTGAAAGTTTCCATGAGTTCTGATTTAAAAGTGGAAGTTGTAAATTCTTATTTCAGAGGAAGTCATTATTTGATTGAAGCGAAATTTGGGAATCAAATTCTATTTTTTGAAAATGTGTCTGAAATTGAAACTGGAAAAGATGTTTACTTGGAATTATCAAATTCTAAATAA
- a CDS encoding murein L,D-transpeptidase catalytic domain-containing protein, with the protein MKHFLLLIAVCFLCCNNAENTTEPIKNYSKFHNESLAYCINNGFNEDYYFLVDLSVHSGKNRFFIYDFKTKKIIDKNLVTHGSCDQFEENSAKWEKVKFDSRVNSHCSMKGKYKIGNRDYSSWGINVKYWLHGLESTNKSAEKRVVVLHSWNAVKNKEVYPKYAPLSWGCPAVSNEFMEKLDIRLQDSEKPVLLWIID; encoded by the coding sequence ATGAAACACTTTTTACTATTGATTGCGGTTTGTTTTTTATGTTGTAATAATGCAGAAAACACAACGGAACCCATAAAAAATTATTCAAAATTTCACAACGAATCGTTAGCGTATTGTATAAATAATGGATTTAATGAAGACTATTATTTTTTAGTTGATTTAAGTGTTCATTCAGGTAAAAATCGATTCTTTATTTATGATTTTAAAACAAAAAAAATTATTGATAAAAATTTAGTAACCCATGGTAGCTGCGATCAATTTGAAGAAAATTCAGCTAAATGGGAAAAAGTAAAATTCGATAGTAGAGTTAATAGTCATTGCTCCATGAAAGGCAAATATAAAATAGGTAATCGCGATTATAGTTCTTGGGGAATCAACGTAAAGTATTGGTTGCATGGACTAGAATCAACCAATAAAAGCGCTGAAAAAAGGGTAGTGGTTTTGCATTCTTGGAATGCTGTTAAAAATAAAGAAGTGTATCCAAAATATGCGCCATTGAGTTGGGGTTGTCCTGCTGTTTCTAATGAATTTATGGAAAAATTAGATATTCGATTACAAGATTCAGAAAAACCAGTTTTGCTATGGATAATAGATTAG
- a CDS encoding TonB-dependent receptor domain-containing protein, with protein MKIFLICFSLLTIQAIFAQQETAKDTTKTTELNEVVVQSKKKSIEQKADRTIFDFSEQSHLNSGSVMEGLKKLPGLIVSDVAGMMYQGKQLEVFMDARPLNIYSNELTSYLESLPANSIEKVEIITQQGAEFPAISGGAIINIVTSKNAKKYLSATYSNGYSYTNYDKSRHRFNNSLLVNVKNKWFGWQVQLGQNFNQGYQRTNFQNESTVLSKNTTDRENRFYFFKTGLKFDLKKDRLLVNYDFTTSNNDALIDASGFGFATSDHSKNKLNRNDVALNYQKRFDDITKKLDFRFNVNSVANAFDLNNRISGNSVLDNGYDQLFYQFKTDYSQDLSFLEKTKFSTGVLADKLEFEAQSLDVINLDYQRTTLAAYSEFQSSYKKFDFILGGRLESYSIEGNTDVDKLIPFNQTRFFPNASIQYNIIPQVFVNANYNKKISLPNTSALNPNNTNYQNPNVSFFGNPNLEPTIFDNYELKISAFEYFFISYSRSDANNQVMNRIIADGDGAASISENIPQITIHNFNFGLPVPYMLFTKGLKEILKFDFNPDEINFLYLYVGHQKHNLPDVNGKGLWFFNAMSQMVLPSKIKFTANYNTSSTGGNYYYYENRVPFSQQFDVTFAKKFLDNNLSVSVYCNDIFNTNKQGFNALGTNLIYESKNDSRRVGISLNYKIPTKNKLAKEEGNILNNDKKEDQPAIGN; from the coding sequence ATGAAAATTTTTTTAATTTGTTTCTCTTTATTGACTATTCAAGCCATATTTGCTCAACAAGAAACAGCAAAAGACACTACTAAAACAACTGAATTAAATGAAGTTGTGGTTCAATCTAAAAAGAAAAGTATTGAGCAAAAAGCAGATAGAACGATATTTGATTTTTCAGAACAAAGCCATTTGAATTCAGGTTCTGTAATGGAAGGATTAAAAAAATTACCAGGATTAATAGTTTCTGATGTAGCCGGAATGATGTATCAAGGAAAACAATTAGAAGTATTTATGGATGCAAGACCCTTGAATATTTACTCTAATGAGCTTACTTCCTATTTAGAGAGTCTTCCTGCTAATTCTATCGAAAAAGTGGAGATTATCACTCAGCAGGGAGCTGAATTTCCTGCTATTTCGGGCGGTGCCATTATAAATATTGTTACTTCAAAAAACGCAAAAAAATATCTTTCAGCAACCTATTCAAACGGATACAGTTATACAAATTACGATAAATCACGTCATCGATTCAACAATAGTTTATTGGTAAACGTTAAAAATAAGTGGTTTGGTTGGCAAGTGCAGTTGGGTCAAAATTTTAATCAAGGGTATCAACGTACCAATTTTCAAAACGAGAGTACAGTGTTGTCTAAAAATACAACCGATAGAGAAAATCGTTTTTATTTTTTTAAAACAGGTTTGAAATTTGATTTAAAAAAAGACCGATTGTTGGTCAATTATGATTTCACCACTTCAAATAATGATGCGCTCATTGATGCAAGTGGTTTTGGATTTGCAACCAGCGATCATAGTAAAAATAAACTCAACCGAAATGATGTTGCTTTAAATTATCAAAAGCGATTTGATGATATAACCAAGAAATTAGATTTTCGATTTAATGTAAATTCTGTTGCCAATGCTTTTGATTTGAATAATAGAATTTCTGGAAATTCTGTTTTGGATAATGGTTATGATCAACTATTTTATCAATTTAAAACCGATTATTCGCAAGATCTTTCCTTTTTAGAAAAGACTAAGTTTTCAACGGGTGTTTTAGCTGATAAATTAGAATTTGAAGCGCAAAGTTTAGATGTTATCAATTTAGATTATCAACGAACTACTTTAGCCGCTTATTCTGAATTTCAATCTTCCTATAAAAAGTTTGATTTTATTTTAGGAGGAAGATTGGAGTCGTACTCTATTGAAGGAAATACTGATGTAGACAAGTTAATTCCATTTAATCAAACTCGGTTTTTCCCAAATGCAAGCATTCAATACAATATTATTCCACAAGTTTTTGTGAATGCTAATTATAATAAAAAGATTAGCTTACCCAATACTTCCGCATTAAATCCGAACAATACCAATTATCAAAATCCAAATGTTTCCTTTTTTGGGAATCCTAATTTAGAGCCTACCATTTTTGATAATTATGAGTTAAAAATTAGCGCTTTTGAATACTTTTTTATTAGTTATTCTCGTAGCGATGCGAATAATCAGGTAATGAATAGGATAATAGCTGATGGTGATGGTGCTGCAAGTATTTCAGAAAATATCCCTCAAATTACCATTCATAATTTTAATTTTGGATTGCCAGTCCCTTACATGTTGTTCACCAAAGGTTTAAAAGAAATCTTAAAGTTTGATTTTAATCCAGATGAGATTAATTTTTTGTATTTATATGTGGGACATCAAAAGCACAATTTACCAGATGTTAACGGAAAAGGTTTGTGGTTTTTTAATGCCATGTCTCAAATGGTGTTGCCAAGTAAAATTAAGTTTACAGCAAATTACAACACTTCATCAACTGGAGGAAACTACTACTATTATGAAAATAGAGTGCCGTTTAGCCAACAATTTGATGTTACTTTTGCTAAGAAATTCTTAGATAATAATTTATCAGTTTCTGTTTATTGTAATGATATTTTTAATACCAATAAACAAGGCTTTAATGCTCTTGGAACGAATTTAATTTACGAAAGTAAAAATGATTCAAGACGAGTTGGAATTAGCTTAAATTATAAAATTCCAACTAAAAATAAATTAGCAAAAGAAGAAGGAAATATTTTAAATAACGATAAAAAAGAAGATCAGCCAGCAATTGGTAATTAA